tcagcaatgagcgtgcgtgattcaaagattttacgtctgcttttcgctcggcgttattttttttcccgtttttatttattttgtttttacgagcttttccggtgttggtggtcgctgacaatagtatagtattgctactacttaacgCAGTTTTATGACAAGCGCTGCAACACAAGGGCTTAATAGTAGTGTGTTAATCAAGCTTCAAGATAAATATTAATAGCACACATAGATAAATGTTTTTGTATAGTTATCCAACATATAAATCAATCAAAACCATATACGAATCAAGCTTTGTTCAATATTTTTACTTGAATACTATTGAGTGTCATTTTGCCagtttttaactttttttcttTTGGCATGTATGCTAGTAGTATAATACAATGATGACTAATAACCATTTTTATTTATGATATAGAACTATAAAAGATTGATGAAATAGAATTAAACAATGGCAATATAATGTTCAattttttaagttatattatacATCATCTGCATCCAAAATCAATTTTTAAAGCTATATTATACATCATCTGCATCCAAAAGAATACCAAGAACAAGGAGTTTATTAGTTTAACTGCACACataaaaaatgaaactttttagATTAAGATATCAAATTTGTATCGTATAGTTTTACAACTTTGGTTATGACACAATTCACAGAAACCCATTTAAATatcatatctctctctctctctctctctctctctcacacacacacagtcACACACACATATTAGAGTCAAATATCAGAAAGTTTATCAATTAGTCAAATCTGGAGTGTTTAACCAACCACCAACTTTGTCATATCCATACCACCTTCAGgttcaagatcaggatcatgcCCCCCCTAATTCTTTTAATAACTTTGACAGAAATAAGAATCTTATTGTACAAATTAGAAATGAAACTATGGGCAAAATAGAACATCCAATTTGACTTCAAAACACATAAAAGAGGATGATTTTGTTACTCAAAAAGTCACATAACTTATATATCCAACCTGGTATTAAACCCACAAGTTGAGGCGTATTAACCTCGGGCGCTTGCAGGTACCACACTTGCCTTTTGAAGTCCCACAACCATAACTGTGTCCCCAAATGTTGGTTTGCATCATGGTTGTTGGACTGGCTGCCTGTGAGGTTTTGGAGCTGCaacaaataaaatagaaaaaataaaaacttttatTCAAATACTTAAAACAGTAGTTTCCAGACCAGGCATCATATCTTaaagggtgtttggggttgagttttgaaaatagattatgcgttttgaataatcagaatcagataattagctgtaacaaacgtgctgcagaaagatagtgtttggatttgattatgttgtttgatatcacaataatcagataatcaactatttgagtgtttggcaaatatatatgagggtgtttggggttgagttttgaaaaaagattatgcgttttgaataatcagaattaGATAATtaattagctgtaacaaaacgtgctgcagaaaggtagtgtttggatttgattatgttgtttgatatcacaataatcagataatcaactatttgagtgtttggcaaatatatataGTTTGATCTCTACAAAACGTTTTGAtctctacaaaacgtaaaaaaatagcttttggattatcacgttttcctgcagtaaggggtgacctacttttggattatcacgttttgatctctacaaaacgtaaaaaatcagtttttattaattttttaccaaacactcaaaatagattttttgcgatttcaaaacacaataatcaaaaaatcaggttgaaaaagcaatcccaaacacaCCCTTATTCTGTTTACTAATTCTATTCAAATATCTTTGATTAAATGCAGACGAATAATTGCATTTCTACTTTTACTCTAAACTTTTCTCGTAGGCATAAATTGTGACCTGGATTCGGAATTCATATTTTAAGTTTGAGTAAAGTACACagaggtccctgtggtttaccaaaattttggatttgatccctagctttccaaaagtacacgaatggtccttgtgatttgcactttgtaacacatttagtccccaaccaacaaatctaaaggttaaAACATGTCCAAGTTAAGGACCAAATGCGTTagaaagtgcaaaccacagggaccatccatgtacttttggaaaaaaacTGGTGACTAAATGatttacaaagtgcaaaccagagggaccatctgtgtacttttgaaaagctagggaccaaatccaaaattttggtaaaccaaagggaccatccgtgtactttacactttaagtttctaaaacagaGTCAAGACTCGACGGGAAGACGCACCATTAGGGTTTCCAAGCTCGTAGAAGTTTCTAAAAAGAGAAACTGCTTCTTCCGCCATTATCCCGCCAGTGCATTTGTAACTCTTCCCACCAGCCTCTTCACAACTATCATGATACCGCCATTATCCCGCCAGTGCAAACACAAATGGTTAAAAAATCATAATATTTATTAAAAAGTAAAGGCGGGAGGGATACTGGTATGCGCGATATTAACCTAACCTCATTGTATGCAAAGATAATATCGATCCACAACCTCCAAACTTATCATTAGCACAACCATAGTATACTTCTTTTATGCCTACATGTCAAATGCCATTATCATGTTATAATCCatataataaaattaaagaaaTTTAGTAAGGTATGTAAGTTTACCAAGAAATGACAAGGCACCCGCGCACATTATACATGGCTCACATGTCACGTAAAGATAGCATTTTGAGAACATTTCGCTAACTTCAGCCTTTGAAAGCTTTAATTTTTTCCACTGATCGAGCAGAACATCGATAGCTTCCATTTCAGCGTGTCTTGTAGCCTGCATTTTAAAGCCCATTTCAGTTAACATTATGACGGGTTAAACAGAAAAGGCAACAGGGAAACGGAAACCATTACGTTTCTTGTTTCGTTTGTCCGATTTCTTCCGCACGATATTACCTTCCCGTCCATGACAATGACACATCTGTTTTGGGACAAAGAAAATCATTAAAATACAAATGtacgacaaaaaaaaaaactcatacgCGTCATAAAGGAAAGAAACTTAAATGAGGAGAAATATAAGTTTTAAGATGCGTTTAAGAGATCGTTGACAAGAACATACCCCACAGGCACTTCGAGGCTGTCAAATGCAATTTTAGCCTGGCAAAAATAAAGCAGCTATACGTTCATTGTTTAATGAAGAACTTTCATATAGTAGTATAGTACAGAATGCAAGTCTTATACCCATTTACTCCCTCTGGCCCGTTAAAAGTGTAACATTTCCTCATTTAATTGTTTAATGTACGTTTTAGCCATAGTTGTTAAAAGTCATcacctcttgcgcctaggcccattttcaagcgaggcgaggcaattgcgccttgagtcaaggcaattgcgctttaattctccatgTGATGATTCCGGCGTAGATTCCGACGCGATTCCTAGAATCCTtagtttccggccaaattctctaaattctggCAAAATTCCAGCCAAATTTCTATTGTTATCTAAtgaaaactacttttctacaccaatacactaatattttagaacttttggtacCAAATAgataatattaaatgttatataataggttttgtttattttctttgtagAATAATATTATTTTTCTAGTACATAATatacttttagtttttttttcattgtgCGCTTTTATGTTCTCAGGCCCTCGtttttttttgcgccttgcgcctttaataactatggttttAGCCATTTAATGTATCTGTCAGTGTCACACTACCACCCTTCAACAATGATATGATGTAACAAGGAAATCTTGTGGCCCAAAATCAAAGCGATCAATGTATTGGCAGCTTTAGCTCAACCGTAATACGAGGCAAATGAAATATAGAGCATTTTAGCATGTCAACATGTCATACTGAGTGATTGTCTTAAGAAGCACAATGGTATCCTTAAACTTAGATAGCAATAGCATACCTGTTCTAATGCCAGCTTCATAAAAGCAACAACGTCTAAGTATTCTCTGTCCCCACATGAAGCCATTAAGGAAAAAACTGACAAAGAAAAACTAAGTTAAACAAGCATGGAAGAAAGAGTGGAAATAAAACACATCTTAAAGCAAGCAAAGCATATATTTAGTAGGAAGATCCTATTTATTCATATTATTTGAAAAGATTCTACTTCTTTATGCATTCTAAATATTTAGTACCCTAAAGTCATGATGATTAAATCCGAAGCTACCAGATATTCTATAAAGCTAAGTTACAAAAATCTCATTATTCAATTATTTTGTGTTAAATGACCTAGCTGGGACTTATTGCAGATTTGCAGAATACTTCACAACAATGTAACACCGAACCGGACTATGCATAGTGATAAGAAAACTAGAAAAGTGTCTGAAAAGAACCGTTTGCATAATAAACTTGTGTATTTCTTGCTAAATAACATTTCCACTTAAAAACCCATAAGTGTAACAATTTCCTTATGTGGTAAACTGTAAACATCCTACAAGAAAATCATTTTGTACAGTCCATGATTCAAAACAATCATTTAGTGTTTAACAGCATGACAAGAAACAATTAAACAAAATGTATCTTAACTATAACTAGGGATGTTCACTGAATCGGGTTTCGGTTTATTCAAACCGGGTTCGAATTCAAATAACTTGAAACCCATTCGCATTCGAAAGTCTGAAGTCGGTTCAAAATCGGGTTTATTCAAATTCAAccgaattgaaaaaaaaaaaagaattcaaAATGTCCGGAAACAAATGCAAAACTTCCAGcgaaaaaaatgcaaaaaatccAGCAAAAGTCCTTTGGCTGCGGTAATGGTCTAACACGAGAACGGATTGATGTTAAAAGAGAGCGGCTATTGCTGAGGTGTTGAGCTAGCTGCTAGGGTTCTCCGTTCTTCACAACGAGAGAACAGAGATTTGAAGTTTGTATACGATTTGAGGTTATTGAATTAGCCCACACTAATACCAACCCACTATTGATTATTTTTAAGCCAAAGTTATTGTATTAGCCTATAAACTATTAGCCCACATTAGCACATACATgtatataaacataaaaaatagGTATATAGTATTCAAATTTGAATTTGGTTTGGAATTCCGTGATTCGGATTCGAAACCGAATTCGGTTTGAAACTTCGAATAAGGATTAAGTTCGAATATTCAAAATTCgaaatcattattttaatttgAATTGAACTTAAGGTTTTTTGAGTTGTATTCAAACAATGAACACCCCTAACTATAGTCACTTAGATAATCTCCAAGCGAACAATGGATGAGCGGCAAATGGGCTAAAGAACGTAAAGGAATAAGAGCTAATGGCATGTTTTTACTCCTACTTTCTGGAACAATACTCTCAAAATCATGGGCCCTCTTGTGAAAGTGCTTCGGATTGTCGAAAATGAGAAAAAAAACCCGCGATGGGATGACTATGAAGCCATGGAAAGAGCTAAACTTGCAATTGCAGCAGCTTTGGGAGAAGATAGCAATGATTACATTCTTCTGGGTCAAGATGGGTTTGGGTTAGGATGagatgaaaaaaaattaaaaacaaaaaaaaatatcgatataaatacaaaaaaaaatataaaattataaaaaaattgaaaaaaaaaattaaacaaattaaaaaaattaaaaatatatctaaatttatgaaaaatgtaaaaagtacaaaaaaaatgtaaaaaattaaaaaataataataatgaccGGAATATGTTTGGGTCACATTTAAAACTAGTCCAACCTTCTTTGGGTCAAAAACAGGTTTTAACCAAAATATGTTCGGGTCACATTCAAAACTAGTCCAACTTGGTTCGGGTCAAAAAGGGTTCTAACCAGAATATGTTCGGGTCACATTTAAAACTAGTCCAACCTAGTTCAGGTCAAAACGGGTTTTACGAAAATATGTTCGGGTTAAAACGGATTCTAACCGGAATATGTTCATGTCAGAACGGGTCGCTTTTAAATAGTATTATTGTAATCTATAAAAAAGAAGGTAATTAGGTAAATTACACTAATAGACTGATGTTATACATTTATGTcttaggtttgtaaacattgcTAATCATTTATTTCCATTTTTACAAAACCTAAATTAActcacattttttttaaaaacaacatTGCATAAAGACTCTCACTCCAAACAGATTAACATCAATACCATAAGCCCAACAAAATGTTTAATAATCAGTATCTTACTCCAAAAATGATCAAATTATGAGAACAAACATAACAGTAGCAAATAAACTGAAAACAGCTACCAATAGAGGTAACAGAACCAAGGGTAACAAACTAAAAGCATCCATAACAACCGTTTATTACTTATCGGCCTTGGCAGCAGTGGCAGCGGCTTACCCCTGAGCCGGGCTTAATCGAGTCCGTTAGTAAATAATAAATGTGACGAGCTCGGggcgagctcgagcttgaaaaattacacacaagccgagctcgagctttagaaacaaagctcgaatcgagccgagctcgagctatAGCTTTCAAAAGCAAGAACAAAAACTAGAACAAATAAAGAAGCTAAATCGAAACACCAACAAATTCTCCACTCAATTCAATCACAAATAGTAAAATCACAACAAATTTTGTAAAATTAAACAAAGAATACCTTGTGTCGTCTACCAAATCGCACAAATAAACCCTAGAAAACGAACAAGATGAGGTCGAGCCGTCGAGATTTGCTGTAAGTCTGATCAACAAGATTTATAGGGGCTGATCAATGGGAATTATAGTTTATTTTGAGACAAAGGTCAGATTCTGGGATTAGAGGTGTGCTAGGGTTAAGACCCGTTCTTTTTCTCAATTACCCATCCTGACCTATTAGACTTTCTTTCCAACCCATTCTAAGACCATGGTTAACACCCCACCCttggcgttttgcgccatgtggcagtacagtcagcaatggggcattatggggcgttttctaaaatgggtgtagtggggatgtgggcattgtggggcattatgtttaAAGGagtgaaaaattaaataaaataaaataaccaacaaaaaaaattatTGGACAAGAAGAAGATTAAATGTGATTGGTTGAATTCAATCCCCATCCGGCGTGGAACAAAGCACGCTCCAAGCATTTTTTCGCAAAAAAGCGCCCACGGGGTCCAATGCCAGGCGTGCTTGGGCGTGCTTCATCAAAAAAACGCCCATTTTTTCatccactacgcatggtctaaccCGCATGCTTTTTTGTTTACTTTTGAATCAACCCATCCTGACCCCATGAGAATTATAGTCGACCCAAAATAGCCCATAAATTTGTATTTAaagtccaaaacaacccaaacTTAAGTAGTTGGGTTATGATTGCCAGGTCTAGTAAAAATAAAACAGCAGCAGCAAAAATAGAGAAAATCATACTGAAAATACCTAGAATTGGGGTCAAAACCCCGCAAAACTCATAGATCGGTCAGACTCCAGATTGCAAATTCAGTAAGCAGTAGTCGGCTAGCAGAGTTGTGCACAAGGTTCAGAGGCTTGTAGCTGTAGTCTCATACAAGACGGTCACTTCCAGAAAGGACTCTTAGGTTAGGGTCACGCGGTTAGagttttgattgtattttaattGTAAAGTTGAAGACCAAGTATTCTATGTAGCTAATGAACATATGCTGCCTGAATTATTTCAATTGCAGACCTAgtgtttcaagtgtaaaaatGATACAGACGTTCACTAAGTCAGATATGGGAATTGGTTAAAATTATTTTTTCTGCAAAAAGTTATCAAAGAAAAGAATATGAACCAATAGAACCCACTATTATGGCGATCGGATCCTATCCTACATTGAGAGGGAGCATGAATTGCATTTTAAAGGTCCAACCTTATCCATCCTCCGGCCACTGCAGTTGCAACCAGTCAGTGGTTACCTACAGCCAGCAGCCCACTGCACCTGGTTAGTTactttttcctttttctttctttaACTTCAAGTTATTAATTCTAGTTTAAATTTAAATTAGATTTGATTTTGATATTGATGTTGAATGAATTGAATCTTACTGGTTATAACTTAAAACTAAGTTAATTAGAAAGTGAAACttcaagtttttttatttttattatggtATTGTATTTTATCATGGGACCCGACCCTCTCCGCCCAAAAATTCTGACGTTGGGTTGTTAGAAACCCGAGCACCGAAAAATAATGACCCGTGTGAAAAAAAAAATCCTGGTTGGCTCCGGGTTGAATGTATTTTATTATTATGACATCAAATCTATGAATCATAGCTATATGTTTATATCAGGGTTGTCTCTTAACATATAAGTAATAACAAGAACGATTAGAAACAGTCTAAAAATGTGAATCTAAACAAGTCCTAACTCCTAAGTAGCTGCTGATGGAATCCACAAAACCCCACCTCAAACAGAGTAACAGACACAAATGTGAATGTAAGAAACTGAATAAATCGGTACATCCTCGACTGGTGTGTATTTTCAGCTCTACGAAGCGGAGAAAGTGAGAATAAACTTCAAAATATCTCTAGATGCCTATAAAATATTACAGAAAAAACTAGAAATCTAGACCGTATTTTACATGTTTGCTTAGTTGAGATTTTGCATATTACAAACAAGTTAAAAACAATTCGAACGATAATTATCGCTATATTTCATTAAAGTGGGTTTCggttcaagcatttcatcaaacacttggtgtgcattaaaaaaaaaactatcaagTTAACATGATCAAAATCAAACTATACATGCCAGTAAAACACAAAATGCACAATATTATTGTCTAGTTATATGAACAAAGCATCAGAGAAAAATAAGGCATTTGAATTCTTGatgaaacaaaaagaaaaattggGGCCTCAATTTGTTATCATTAGTCAGGTGAATCGTGTGTACCTGAGAAATTGGGGTCGTTTCAAGTGTTGAAGAATCGGGAGGGATGAAGTTGTTTATATAAGAATAAAAGCAGTGGGCAATCGAATAATTTGATGTATTTTTTCTGCAACAAACACGTCCATTAAATAAATAGATACGGGGAGCACTCTCAGGgctagggatggcaaaaatacccgagcTAGATGGGTATacccagtggcggacccaggatatTTTTCCAATGGGGTCCACTTTTTTCGGTGTTCAGAATTTTCGGGTCGTCGTCATTTGGGTCGGGTCGGAGCAAGGAACATAAGAAAATATAATACGctaacaaaattatataatcgTTAGTTCGTTACTCATTAGAAAACACACAATAATAAAAATACGATGTCATTCGAAACGGAAAAGAAACATTACAAACTTTTAGAGTTATTCCCTACGTGCTTTTATCTTTTGAAAACGATCCATTACATCTTCCACCGAAACATAGGCAAAAAGGTCTCTTTAAGATAATAAGCCTCAAATTCTAAATTAAATTCAAAGCATACAAAGTAAAATCAGATTTTAATAGTATATGTTACTTCATTACTTTATAAGATGAAAACTTCATCACTGATTCACAGTGCACTTAATATTAAAGTACTAACTTCAAATCACTTTTAAAAGTAAAATCAGTTTAGTATACAACTTCATCACTTTATAAGATGAAAACTTCATAACTTCATCACTGTGCACTAAAAATTTCGAAAACTTCATAACTTCATCACATTGCACTTAATATTAAAGTACTAaccaaactaaaaaaaaaaaaaaaaaaaaaaaaaaaaacttaatcagATTTTACAAAACGAAATAAAGTACGGTTCTTACCTGTGGAGAGGactggtggtggagtggtggcagcCGATGATAAGAGAGGGCGGCGGAGACACGGATGGAGGCGGAGAGGGCGACTTTGGGTGGAGATGGTCGCTGACTTTGGGTGGAGATGGTTCCTGACTTTGGGAAGAAGAAAAGGGCGCATTTGATTTATTTTATGGCTCTGTTGTATGTTTTGAAAcggaataaaaaaaaaaaagaaaacctaGTCTAAAattagttttgtaaaaaaaacacaaaaaacggGTTAAAAAGAGGTCAAACCCGGAACCTTTTGTTGACAAACACTAGGTTTAACCATTGCACTAGTCTACCTATTATTGGAATGTTGTCCAACTATTTTATTTTAAGGGGTCCATATAAAATTTAATACACCCTCTCAAttgttttttaaaaaacattAGGGTCCAGGGACCCGACCTGTttaatgtgggtccgcccctgggtatacccgaaacccgacacaaatgggacgggtatactCGATACTCGACGGGTATTGTTGGGCTGAGTATGGGATTAGTTTAAAAAATTTCacgggtatgggtcgggtatgggattaggtgatacccgacccgattacccgaaaccacatacccgtttacccgaactatatacccgatcatatatccgattttttttaatttatactttgattttccattaacccttgtctattagtgatttattttaatatgttcataatgtgaaaaataaattttcttttagtatatatgcatttgataatagtatttatattttatatgttgTGAAGTATATGCATGTgagtgtataaatattataaagttattattaatttatgataaaacttatatgtatgtattgtatatttttaatttataatagttgttgtataaataaattaatataataattacAATAGTAAAAAATGTATTTAGAAATCTCATcgtatatcttttaacaaactaatgggcAAACCCGATACCTGCACCCGATACCCAATGGGTAATTATCCgacaaatacccgacgggtattgggtcgggtataGGACGCGATTTTATAACCGGGTACGGGTAtaggattaccaatacccgacccgaacccgacccattgtcaTTCCTACTCAGGGCTGAGCATTTTGCAGAAACCGACCCAACCCGGGAAAagaccgacccgacccgacccgaaaccgaATAATAAACAAATTAGGGAACCAGCCGAGAACTGTACCAGGAGAGATAATCGGGTTTCGG
This is a stretch of genomic DNA from Helianthus annuus cultivar XRQ/B chromosome 16, HanXRQr2.0-SUNRISE, whole genome shotgun sequence. It encodes these proteins:
- the LOC110916302 gene encoding tRNA-specific adenosine deaminase TAD2 isoform X2 — translated: MRPFLLPKVRNHLHPKSATISTQSRPLRLHPCLRRPLLSSAATTPPPVLSTVFSLMASCGDREYLDVVAFMKLALEQAKIAFDSLEVPVGCVIVMDGKVISCGRNRTNETRNATRHAEMEAIDVLLDQWKKLKLSKAEVSEMFSKCYLYVTCEPCIMCAGALSFLGIKEVYYGCANDKFGGCGSILSLHTMSCEEAGGKSYKCTGGIMAEEAVSLFRNFYELGNPNAPKPHRQPVQQP
- the LOC110916302 gene encoding tRNA-specific adenosine deaminase TAD2 isoform X1 — its product is MRPFLLPKVRNHLHPKSATISTQSRPLRLHPCLRRPLLSSAATTPPPVLSTVFSLMASCGDREYLDVVAFMKLALEQLLYFCQAKIAFDSLEVPVGCVIVMDGKVISCGRNRTNETRNATRHAEMEAIDVLLDQWKKLKLSKAEVSEMFSKCYLYVTCEPCIMCAGALSFLGIKEVYYGCANDKFGGCGSILSLHTMSCEEAGGKSYKCTGGIMAEEAVSLFRNFYELGNPNAPKPHRQPVQQP
- the LOC110916302 gene encoding tRNA-specific adenosine deaminase TAD2 isoform X3, with product MASCGDREYLDVVAFMKLALEQAKIAFDSLEVPVGCVIVMDGKVISCGRNRTNETRNATRHAEMEAIDVLLDQWKKLKLSKAEVSEMFSKCYLYVTCEPCIMCAGALSFLGIKEVYYGCANDKFGGCGSILSLHTMSCEEAGGKSYKCTGGIMAEEAVSLFRNFYELGNPNAPKPHRQPVQQP